One segment of Streptomyces sp. XD-27 DNA contains the following:
- the treS gene encoding maltose alpha-D-glucosyltransferase: MTVNEPVQDTFEDTPAKDRDPEWFKRAVFYEVLVRSFQDSNGDGIGDLKGLTAKLDYLQWLGVDCLWLPPFFASPLRDGGYDVSDYTAVLPEFGDLADFVEFVDAAHQRGMRVIIDFVMNHTSDQHPWFQESRSDPDGPYGDYYVWADDDKQYADARIIFVDTEASNWTFDPVRKQYFWHRFFSHQPDLNFENPAVQEEVLAALRFWLDLGIDGFRLDAVPYLYAEEGTDCENLPRTHEMLRRVRAEIDAHYPDTVLLAEANQWPEDVVDYFGDFESGGDECHMAFHFPVMPRIFMAVRRESRYPVSEILAKTPAIPSGCQWGIFLRNHDELTLEMVTDEERDYMYAEYAKDPRMRANIGIRRRLAPLLDNDRNQIELFTALLLSLPGSPILYYGDEIGMGDNIWLGDRDAVRTPMQWTPDRNAGFSSCDPGRLYLPTIMDPVYGYQVTSVEAAMSSPSSLLHWTRRMIEIRKQNRAFGLGSFTELPSSNPAVLAFLREYKDDLVLCVNNFSRFAQPTELDLQTYNGRHPVELIGGVRFPAIGELPYLLTLAGHGFYWFRLRQAEAVPGQLSA, encoded by the coding sequence ATGACCGTCAATGAGCCCGTCCAGGACACTTTCGAGGACACCCCCGCCAAGGACCGGGATCCCGAATGGTTCAAGCGTGCCGTCTTCTACGAGGTGCTGGTGCGCTCGTTCCAGGACAGCAACGGTGACGGCATCGGCGATCTCAAAGGACTCACGGCCAAGCTCGACTACCTCCAATGGCTGGGCGTCGACTGCCTGTGGCTGCCTCCGTTCTTCGCCTCGCCGCTGCGCGACGGCGGCTACGACGTGTCCGACTACACGGCGGTCCTGCCGGAGTTCGGGGACCTCGCCGACTTCGTCGAGTTCGTGGACGCCGCCCACCAGCGCGGCATGCGGGTGATCATCGACTTCGTCATGAACCACACCAGCGACCAGCACCCGTGGTTCCAGGAGTCCCGCAGCGACCCGGACGGCCCGTACGGCGACTACTACGTCTGGGCCGACGACGACAAGCAGTACGCCGACGCCCGCATCATCTTCGTGGACACCGAGGCGTCGAACTGGACCTTCGACCCGGTGCGCAAGCAGTACTTCTGGCACCGCTTCTTCTCCCACCAGCCCGATCTGAACTTCGAGAACCCCGCCGTGCAGGAGGAGGTCCTGGCGGCCCTGCGGTTCTGGCTGGACCTGGGCATCGACGGGTTCCGGCTGGACGCGGTCCCGTATCTGTACGCGGAGGAGGGCACCGACTGCGAGAACCTGCCGCGCACCCACGAGATGCTCCGGCGGGTGCGGGCCGAGATCGACGCGCACTACCCGGACACCGTGCTGCTGGCCGAGGCCAACCAGTGGCCGGAGGACGTGGTCGACTACTTCGGCGACTTCGAGTCCGGCGGCGACGAGTGCCACATGGCCTTCCACTTCCCGGTCATGCCGCGCATCTTCATGGCGGTGCGGCGCGAGTCCCGCTATCCGGTCTCGGAGATCCTCGCCAAGACCCCGGCCATCCCGTCCGGCTGCCAGTGGGGCATCTTCCTGCGCAACCACGACGAGCTGACGCTGGAGATGGTCACCGACGAAGAGCGCGACTACATGTACGCGGAGTACGCCAAGGACCCGCGGATGCGCGCCAACATCGGGATCCGGCGGCGGCTGGCCCCGCTGCTGGACAACGACCGCAACCAGATCGAGCTGTTCACCGCGCTGCTGCTGTCCCTGCCCGGATCTCCGATCCTCTATTACGGGGACGAGATCGGCATGGGCGACAACATCTGGCTGGGCGACCGGGACGCGGTGCGCACCCCGATGCAGTGGACACCGGACCGGAACGCGGGCTTCTCGTCCTGCGACCCGGGGCGGCTGTACTTGCCGACCATCATGGACCCGGTCTACGGCTACCAGGTGACCAGCGTCGAGGCGGCCATGAGCAGCCCGTCGTCCCTGCTGCACTGGACCCGCCGGATGATCGAGATCCGCAAGCAGAACCGGGCCTTCGGCCTGGGCAGCTTCACCGAGCTGCCGTCCAGCAACCCGGCGGTGCTCGCGTTCCTGCGCGAGTACAAGGACGACCTCGTGCTGTGCGTGAACAACTTCTCCCGCTTCGCACAGCCGACCGAGCTGGATCTGCAGACCTACAACGGACGGCATCCGGTCGAACTGATCGGCGGCGTCCGCTTCCCGGCCATCGGCGAGCTGCCGTACCTGCTGACGCTGGCGGGCCACGGCTTCTACTGGTTCCGGCTGCGCCAGGCCGAGGCCGTGCCCGGCCAGTTGTCCGCGTGA
- a CDS encoding alpha-1,4-glucan--maltose-1-phosphate maltosyltransferase produces MIGRIPVLDIRPLIDCGRRPAKAVVGETFEVSATVFREGHDAVRANVVLRDPAGRSGPWTPMRELEPGTDRWGAEVTPGAEGHWTYTIEAWSDPVATWRHQAGIKIPAGIDTGLVLEEGALLHERAASGVPKNDGRDAVLRAVDALRDEKRAAADRLAAALAPDVVTALDRHPLRDLVTASRAMPLRVERERALYGSWYEFFPRSEGAVVREGRPPVSGTFRTAAERLPAIAAMGFDVVYLPPIHPIGTTCRKGPDNALTAGRYDVGVPWAIGSAEGGHDAIHPDLGGFEDFDRFVARAHGLRMEVALDFALQCSPDHPWVSKHPEWFHHRADGTIAYAENPPKKYQDIYPVAFDADFRGIVRETERVLRFWMDRGVRIFRVDNPHTKPVVFWEKVIGDINRTDPDVVFLAEAFTRPAMMHTLAAIGFQQSYTYFTWRNGKQELTDYLRELTGDAASYMRPNLFVNTPDILHAYLQEGGRPAFEARAVLAATLSPSWGVYAGYELCENTPLRPGSEEYLGSEKYQLRPRDWAAAEREGRTIAPLITALNRARRRHPALRLLRNLRFHHADNDSVIVYSKRTAGPREDCVLTVVNLDPHHTQEATVSLDMPELGLDWHESFAARDELTGETYHWGRDNYVRLDPSREPAPAHVLSLRPSPQIGGSPTP; encoded by the coding sequence ATGATCGGACGTATCCCCGTCCTGGACATCCGCCCGCTCATCGACTGCGGCCGCCGCCCCGCCAAGGCGGTGGTCGGCGAGACCTTCGAGGTCAGCGCCACCGTGTTCCGGGAAGGCCATGATGCGGTCCGGGCCAATGTGGTCCTCCGCGACCCGGCCGGGCGCTCGGGCCCGTGGACCCCGATGCGTGAGCTGGAGCCCGGCACCGACCGCTGGGGCGCCGAGGTCACCCCCGGCGCGGAGGGCCACTGGACCTACACCATCGAGGCGTGGAGCGATCCGGTGGCCACCTGGCGGCACCAGGCCGGGATCAAGATCCCGGCGGGGATCGACACCGGTCTGGTCCTGGAGGAGGGTGCCCTGCTGCACGAGCGGGCCGCCTCCGGGGTGCCCAAGAACGACGGCCGGGACGCGGTGCTGCGCGCCGTCGACGCGCTGCGCGACGAGAAGCGGGCGGCGGCGGACCGGCTGGCGGCGGCGCTCGCGCCCGACGTGGTCACCGCGCTCGACCGGCATCCGCTGCGGGATCTGGTCACCGCCTCCCGCGCGATGCCGCTGCGGGTGGAGCGCGAGCGCGCGCTGTACGGATCGTGGTACGAGTTCTTCCCGCGCTCGGAGGGCGCGGTGGTCAGAGAGGGCAGGCCGCCGGTGAGCGGCACCTTCCGCACCGCCGCCGAACGGCTTCCGGCCATCGCCGCCATGGGCTTCGACGTCGTCTACCTGCCGCCGATCCATCCCATCGGCACCACCTGCCGCAAGGGCCCCGACAACGCCCTGACCGCGGGCCGGTACGACGTGGGCGTGCCGTGGGCGATCGGCTCGGCCGAGGGCGGCCACGACGCGATCCACCCGGACCTGGGCGGCTTCGAGGACTTCGACCGCTTCGTGGCCCGGGCGCACGGGCTGCGGATGGAGGTGGCGCTGGACTTCGCGCTCCAGTGCTCGCCGGACCACCCGTGGGTCTCCAAGCACCCGGAGTGGTTCCACCACCGCGCCGACGGCACCATCGCGTACGCCGAGAACCCGCCCAAGAAGTACCAGGACATCTATCCCGTGGCCTTCGACGCCGACTTCCGCGGCATCGTCCGGGAGACGGAGCGGGTGCTGCGGTTCTGGATGGACCGGGGGGTGCGGATCTTCCGGGTGGACAACCCGCACACCAAGCCGGTGGTGTTCTGGGAGAAGGTGATCGGGGACATCAACCGCACCGACCCGGACGTGGTCTTCCTGGCCGAGGCGTTCACCCGGCCCGCGATGATGCACACCCTGGCCGCGATCGGCTTCCAGCAGTCGTACACGTACTTCACCTGGCGCAACGGCAAGCAGGAACTGACCGACTACCTGCGGGAGCTCACCGGGGACGCCGCCTCGTACATGCGGCCCAACCTCTTCGTGAACACCCCGGACATCCTGCACGCCTATCTACAAGAAGGCGGCCGGCCCGCGTTCGAGGCGCGCGCCGTGCTCGCGGCCACCCTCTCTCCCTCCTGGGGCGTCTACGCCGGGTACGAGCTGTGCGAGAACACCCCGTTGCGGCCGGGCTCGGAGGAGTACCTGGGCTCGGAGAAGTACCAGCTGAGGCCGCGCGACTGGGCGGCGGCCGAGCGCGAGGGCCGGACCATCGCCCCGCTGATCACCGCGCTCAACCGGGCCCGGCGCCGCCACCCGGCGCTGCGGCTCCTGCGGAACCTGCGCTTCCACCACGCCGACAACGACTCCGTCATCGTCTACTCCAAGCGCACCGCCGGGCCGCGCGAGGACTGTGTGCTGACCGTGGTCAACCTCGACCCCCACCACACCCAGGAGGCCACGGTCTCGTTGGACATGCCGGAACTCGGCCTCGACTGGCACGAGTCCTTCGCCGCGCGGGACGAACTCACCGGCGAGACCTATCACTGGGGCAGGGACAACTACGTGCGCCTCGACCCGAGCCGGGAGCCGGCTCCGGCGCACGTGCTGTCCCTGCGACCGTCTCCACAGATCGGAGGGTCACCCACACCATGA
- the glgP gene encoding alpha-glucan family phosphorylase: MKAIRRFTVRPVLPEPLRPLSDLARNLRWSWHPETRDLFESVDPDGWRAADGDPVRLLGSVPADRLAALAADPGFLRRLSAAAEDLSRYLGEPRWYQRREGGPAAIAYFSPEFGITAALPQYSGGLGILAGDHLKAASDLGVPLIGVGLLYRHGYFRQSLSREGWQQEHYPVLDPHELPLTLLCEPDGAPAQVVLALPGGRLLRARIWQVAVGRVPLLLLDSGVEDNAPGERGVTDRLYGGGSEHRLLQEMLLGIGGVRAVRAYCRLTGHRAPEVFHTNEGHAGFLGLERLQELVAAGAETDAALEAVRAGTVFTTHTPVPAGIDRFDRRLVARHFGPDGELPAIPVERILELGAETGADARPDLFNMALMGLRLAQRANGVSVLHGQVSRELFADLWPDFDAEEVPITSVTNGVHAPTWVAPEVHRLGADRIGARRSERALSVGGAGSWDFVADVPDREIWELRRSLRARLVAEVRARLYASWRQRGAGAAELGWIDGVLDPDVLTVGFARRVPSYKRLTLMLRDRDRLTELLLHPERPVQIVVAGKAHPADDGGKRLVQELVRFADEPHVRHRVVFLPDYGMAMARTLYPGCDVWLNNPLRPLEACGTSGMKAALNGCLNLSVLDGWWDEWYEPDFGWAIPTADGADTDEARRDDLEAAALYELLAERVAPRFYDRDAAGLPGRWIEMVRRTLAGLGPKVLAGRMVREYVERLYAPAARAHRALDPAAAGALAAWKARVREAWPRVAVDHVEAGRSAPAADGAALAGDGAAAELGTVLPLRVGVGLGGLAPADVEVQVVAGRVGADDRIIEPVVTPLKPAGGPDLEGRVVYEGPLALDRTGPFGYTVRVLPAHPLLADAAELGLVAVPPRTGAGSDEAAGVLLR; this comes from the coding sequence GTGAAGGCCATCCGTCGATTCACCGTACGTCCCGTCCTTCCCGAACCCCTACGACCCCTCAGCGACCTGGCGCGCAATCTGCGCTGGTCCTGGCACCCCGAGACGCGCGACCTGTTCGAGTCCGTCGACCCCGACGGCTGGCGGGCCGCCGACGGCGACCCGGTGCGGCTGCTGGGCTCCGTCCCCGCCGACCGGCTGGCCGCGCTCGCCGCCGACCCCGGCTTCCTGCGGCGGCTGTCGGCCGCCGCCGAGGACCTGTCCCGATACCTCGGCGAACCCCGCTGGTACCAGCGCCGGGAAGGCGGGCCCGCCGCCATCGCCTACTTCTCGCCCGAGTTCGGCATCACCGCCGCCCTTCCCCAGTACTCCGGCGGGCTCGGCATCCTCGCCGGGGACCACCTCAAGGCCGCCAGCGACCTGGGCGTACCCCTCATCGGCGTCGGGCTGCTGTACCGGCACGGCTACTTCCGGCAGAGCCTGTCCCGCGAGGGCTGGCAGCAGGAGCACTACCCCGTACTCGACCCGCACGAGCTGCCGCTGACCCTGCTGTGCGAGCCCGACGGCGCGCCCGCCCAGGTCGTCCTCGCGCTGCCCGGCGGGCGTCTGCTGCGCGCCCGGATCTGGCAGGTGGCGGTCGGCCGGGTGCCGCTGCTGCTGCTCGACTCCGGCGTGGAGGACAACGCGCCCGGCGAACGCGGCGTCACCGACCGGCTCTACGGCGGCGGCAGCGAGCACCGGCTGCTCCAGGAGATGCTGCTGGGCATCGGCGGGGTGCGCGCGGTGCGCGCGTACTGCCGGCTGACCGGGCACCGGGCCCCCGAGGTGTTCCACACCAACGAGGGCCACGCCGGGTTCCTCGGCCTGGAGCGGCTCCAGGAGCTGGTCGCCGCCGGAGCCGAGACCGACGCCGCGCTCGAGGCGGTCCGCGCCGGCACCGTCTTCACCACCCACACCCCGGTCCCGGCCGGGATCGACCGCTTCGACCGGCGGCTCGTCGCCCGCCACTTCGGGCCCGACGGCGAGCTGCCCGCGATCCCCGTCGAACGGATCCTGGAGCTGGGCGCGGAGACCGGGGCCGACGCCCGGCCCGACCTGTTCAACATGGCCCTCATGGGGCTGCGGCTGGCGCAGCGCGCCAACGGCGTGTCCGTCCTCCACGGGCAGGTCAGCCGGGAGCTGTTCGCGGACCTGTGGCCGGACTTCGACGCCGAGGAGGTGCCCATCACCTCCGTCACCAACGGGGTGCACGCCCCCACCTGGGTGGCGCCGGAGGTCCACCGGCTCGGCGCCGACCGGATCGGCGCGCGCCGATCCGAGCGGGCGCTGTCCGTCGGCGGCGCCGGGAGCTGGGACTTCGTCGCCGATGTCCCCGACCGCGAGATCTGGGAGCTGCGCCGGTCCCTGCGCGCCCGACTGGTCGCCGAGGTACGGGCCCGGCTGTACGCGTCGTGGCGGCAGCGCGGCGCGGGCGCCGCCGAACTCGGCTGGATCGACGGCGTACTGGACCCGGACGTGCTGACGGTGGGCTTCGCCCGCCGTGTCCCCTCCTACAAGCGGCTGACCCTCATGCTGCGCGACCGCGACCGGCTGACGGAGCTCCTGCTGCATCCCGAGCGGCCGGTGCAGATCGTCGTCGCGGGCAAGGCGCACCCCGCCGACGACGGCGGCAAGCGCCTGGTCCAGGAGCTGGTGCGGTTCGCCGACGAGCCGCACGTGCGGCACCGCGTGGTCTTCCTGCCCGACTACGGGATGGCCATGGCCCGCACGCTCTACCCCGGCTGCGACGTCTGGCTGAACAACCCGCTGCGCCCGCTGGAGGCGTGCGGCACCTCCGGGATGAAGGCCGCGCTCAACGGCTGCCTCAACCTCTCGGTGCTGGACGGCTGGTGGGACGAGTGGTACGAGCCGGACTTCGGCTGGGCGATCCCCACCGCGGACGGCGCGGACACCGACGAGGCCCGCCGCGACGACCTGGAGGCCGCGGCGCTGTACGAGCTGCTGGCCGAGCGGGTCGCGCCGCGCTTCTACGACCGGGACGCGGCCGGGCTGCCGGGCCGCTGGATCGAGATGGTCCGCCGCACGCTGGCCGGTCTCGGCCCGAAGGTGCTGGCCGGGCGGATGGTCCGGGAGTACGTGGAGCGGCTGTACGCCCCCGCGGCCCGCGCCCACCGCGCGCTGGACCCGGCGGCCGCCGGAGCGCTGGCGGCCTGGAAGGCACGGGTGCGCGAGGCGTGGCCGCGGGTCGCCGTCGACCATGTGGAGGCGGGGCGTTCGGCTCCGGCGGCCGACGGCGCGGCTCTCGCGGGCGACGGCGCGGCGGCGGAGCTGGGGACGGTGCTGCCGCTGCGGGTGGGGGTCGGTCTCGGCGGGCTGGCACCGGCCGACGTGGAGGTGCAGGTGGTCGCGGGGCGGGTCGGCGCGGACGACCGGATCATCGAGCCGGTCGTCACGCCGCTGAAGCCGGCCGGCGGCCCGGACCTGGAGGGCCGGGTGGTGTACGAGGGCCCGCTGGCCCTGGACCGCACCGGCCCGTTCGGCTACACGGTGCGGGTGCTGCCCGCGCACCCGCTGCTGGCCGACGCGGCCGAGCTGGGGCTGGTCGCCGTACCGCCCCGGACGGGCGCGGGCAGCGACGAGGCCGCCGGCGTGCTGCTGCGCTGA
- a CDS encoding M4 family metallopeptidase, which yields MSPLRSRRTAVAASATAIAAALITAATITGSADAATPKTAESGATTLNLSASVRAELLRTAQAHTADTADELRLGGKEKLVVRDVVKDADGTTHTRYERTYDGLPVLGGDLIVHTSADGATQEVTKATSATIKVADTKADVAPAGAAKKALGIAKSSGETKGAEADGAPRKVVWAATGKPVLAYETVVGGLQHDGTPSKLHVITDADTGAKLYEYEAIVTGTGTGQHNGDVKLGTVKGSDGRYTLTDKARGGHVTYNLKHGGSEEDYLDIPKWRYYDADDKWGNGKPSNGQTAAVDAHYGAAMTWDYYKKVLGRNGIKNNGKAAPSRVHFGNGYVNAFWDDDCFCMTYGDGEGNNNPLTSLDVAGHEMSHGLTSATAGLVYSGESGGLNEATSDIFGTAVEFYAKNPKDPGDYLIGEKININGDGTPLRYMDKPSKDGASFDYWKSGMGAEDPHLTSGPANHFFYLLSEGSGRKVIGGVTYDSPTKDGRTVKGIGRAKAEKIWYKALTTYMTSTTNYKGARDATLKAARALYGHNSTEYKAVNNAWAGINVKHTA from the coding sequence ATATCGCCCCTGAGAAGCCGCCGCACCGCCGTCGCCGCCTCCGCGACGGCCATCGCCGCCGCGCTGATCACGGCCGCCACGATCACCGGCTCCGCCGATGCGGCCACCCCCAAGACCGCCGAGTCCGGCGCCACGACGCTGAACCTCTCCGCCTCGGTCCGCGCCGAGCTGCTGCGCACGGCCCAGGCCCACACCGCCGACACCGCCGACGAACTGCGCCTGGGCGGCAAGGAGAAGCTGGTCGTCCGCGACGTCGTCAAGGACGCCGACGGCACCACGCACACCCGGTACGAGCGCACCTACGACGGCCTGCCGGTCCTCGGCGGCGACCTGATCGTGCACACCTCCGCCGACGGCGCCACGCAGGAGGTAACCAAGGCCACCAGCGCCACCATCAAGGTCGCCGACACCAAGGCCGACGTCGCCCCGGCCGGCGCCGCGAAGAAGGCCCTGGGCATCGCGAAGTCCTCCGGCGAGACGAAGGGGGCCGAGGCCGACGGCGCCCCGCGCAAGGTGGTCTGGGCCGCCACCGGCAAGCCGGTCCTGGCCTACGAGACCGTCGTCGGCGGGCTCCAGCACGACGGCACCCCGTCCAAGCTGCACGTCATCACCGACGCCGACACCGGCGCCAAGCTGTACGAGTACGAGGCCATCGTCACCGGCACGGGCACGGGCCAGCACAACGGCGACGTCAAGCTCGGCACCGTCAAGGGCTCCGACGGCCGGTACACGCTGACGGACAAGGCCCGCGGCGGCCACGTCACGTACAACCTCAAGCACGGCGGGAGCGAGGAGGACTACCTCGACATCCCGAAGTGGCGCTACTACGACGCCGACGACAAGTGGGGCAACGGCAAGCCGTCCAACGGCCAGACCGCCGCCGTCGACGCCCACTACGGCGCCGCCATGACCTGGGACTACTACAAGAAGGTCCTGGGCCGCAACGGCATCAAGAACAACGGCAAGGCCGCCCCCTCCCGCGTCCACTTCGGCAACGGGTACGTCAACGCCTTCTGGGACGACGACTGCTTCTGCATGACCTACGGCGACGGTGAGGGCAACAACAACCCGCTCACCTCGCTGGACGTCGCCGGCCACGAGATGAGCCACGGTCTGACCTCGGCCACCGCCGGCCTGGTCTACAGCGGCGAGTCCGGCGGCCTCAACGAGGCCACCTCCGACATCTTCGGCACCGCCGTGGAGTTCTACGCCAAGAACCCCAAGGACCCGGGCGACTACCTCATCGGCGAGAAGATCAACATCAACGGCGACGGCACCCCGCTGCGCTACATGGACAAGCCCAGCAAGGACGGCGCGTCCTTCGACTACTGGAAGAGCGGCATGGGCGCGGAGGACCCGCACCTGACCTCCGGCCCCGCCAACCACTTCTTCTACCTGCTGTCCGAGGGCAGCGGGCGGAAGGTCATCGGCGGCGTGACCTACGACAGCCCGACGAAGGACGGCCGCACGGTCAAGGGCATCGGCCGGGCCAAGGCCGAGAAGATCTGGTACAAGGCGCTCACCACGTACATGACCTCGACCACCAACTACAAGGGCGCGCGCGACGCGACGCTCAAGGCGGCCAGGGCGCTGTACGGCCACAACAGCACCGAGTACAAGGCCGTGAACAACGCCTGGGCGGGCATCAACGTCAAGCACACCGCCTAG
- a CDS encoding M4 family metallopeptidase has translation MPIFASRKRRTAAAAGAAVAAAALIATGMTTGSAGAAPGKGSQAATGAMPVKLSPSQRVELLRDANATKADTAKALRLGAKEKLVVKDVIKDADGSTHTRYNRTYEGLPVLGGDLIVHETKSGKVRGVTKSTKAAVTVASTTPKLAPAAAERSAVKLAKADDTSKAEASRAPRKVIWAATGKPVLAYETVVGGLQKDGTPNQLHVITDATTGKKLYEYQGIETGSGESQYGGKVELGTSKEGSGFTLNDAERGGHKTTNLDHGENGEGELFTDEDDAWGTGKPEDAQTAAVDAHYGAALTWDYYKSVHGRDGIKGDGKGAYSRVHYGDNYVNAFWDDSCFCMTYGDGDGNKKPLTSIDVAAHEMTHGVTSNTAGLEYSGESGGLNEATSDIFAAAVEFNAKNGEDVGDYLVGEKIDIRGDGTPLRYMDKPSKDGSSKDDWYDGVGNEDVHHSSGVANHFFYLASEGSGEKEINGVKYDSPTADGSTVEGIGREKVEKIWYKALTTYMTSTTDYHAAREATLKAATDLFGADSAEYKGIDAAWAGVNVK, from the coding sequence ATGCCCATATTCGCGTCCCGCAAGCGCCGTACGGCCGCTGCCGCGGGCGCCGCGGTCGCCGCGGCCGCGCTGATCGCCACCGGCATGACCACCGGCTCCGCCGGGGCCGCGCCCGGCAAGGGATCCCAGGCCGCAACGGGCGCCATGCCCGTCAAGCTCTCCCCGTCCCAGCGCGTCGAGCTGCTGCGCGACGCCAACGCCACCAAGGCGGACACCGCCAAGGCTCTGCGCCTGGGCGCCAAGGAGAAGCTGGTCGTCAAGGACGTCATCAAGGACGCCGACGGCTCGACCCACACCCGCTACAACCGCACGTACGAGGGCCTGCCGGTGCTCGGCGGCGACCTGATCGTCCACGAGACCAAGTCCGGCAAGGTCCGCGGCGTCACCAAGTCCACCAAGGCCGCCGTCACGGTCGCCTCCACGACGCCCAAGCTGGCGCCGGCCGCCGCCGAGCGGTCCGCGGTCAAGCTGGCCAAGGCCGACGACACGTCGAAGGCGGAGGCCAGCCGCGCCCCGCGCAAGGTGATCTGGGCGGCCACCGGCAAGCCCGTGCTGGCCTACGAGACCGTCGTCGGCGGCCTGCAGAAGGACGGCACCCCCAACCAGCTGCACGTCATCACCGACGCCACCACCGGCAAGAAGCTCTACGAGTACCAGGGCATCGAGACCGGCAGCGGCGAGAGCCAGTACGGCGGCAAGGTCGAGCTGGGCACCAGCAAGGAGGGCAGCGGCTTCACGCTGAACGACGCCGAGCGCGGTGGCCACAAGACGACCAACCTCGACCACGGCGAGAACGGCGAGGGCGAGCTGTTCACCGACGAGGACGACGCCTGGGGCACCGGCAAGCCCGAGGACGCGCAGACCGCCGCCGTCGACGCCCACTACGGCGCCGCGCTCACCTGGGACTACTACAAGAGCGTGCACGGCCGCGACGGCATCAAGGGCGACGGCAAGGGCGCGTACTCCCGGGTCCACTACGGCGACAACTACGTCAACGCCTTCTGGGACGACAGCTGCTTCTGCATGACCTACGGCGACGGTGACGGCAACAAGAAGCCGCTGACCTCCATCGACGTGGCGGCGCACGAGATGACCCACGGCGTCACCTCGAACACCGCGGGCCTGGAGTACAGCGGCGAGTCCGGCGGCCTGAACGAGGCCACCTCCGACATCTTCGCCGCCGCGGTGGAGTTCAACGCCAAGAACGGCGAGGACGTCGGCGACTACCTCGTCGGCGAGAAGATCGACATCCGCGGCGACGGCACCCCGCTGCGCTACATGGACAAGCCGAGCAAGGACGGCTCGTCCAAGGACGACTGGTACGACGGCGTCGGCAACGAGGACGTCCACCACTCCTCCGGTGTCGCCAACCACTTCTTCTACCTCGCCTCCGAGGGCAGCGGCGAGAAGGAGATCAACGGGGTCAAGTACGACAGCCCGACGGCCGACGGCTCCACGGTCGAGGGCATCGGCCGGGAGAAGGTCGAGAAGATCTGGTACAAGGCCCTGACCACGTACATGACGTCGACCACGGACTACCACGCCGCCCGCGAGGCGACGCTCAAGGCCGCGACCGACCTCTTCGGCGCCGACAGCGCCGAGTACAAGGGCATCGACGCCGCCTGGGCCGGGGTCAACGTCAAGTAA